From Thalassoglobus sp. JC818, the proteins below share one genomic window:
- a CDS encoding MMPL family transporter, whose protein sequence is MYRRIGEFVSSYPVALVVFWVIVGIAAVATSPRADRVSSDGEFAFLSDEAPSRRAEALFREAFPTSGEKTESNEEKAIDTPVEQDPLGSNVVIVLFRENRPEGISEKDRDFIAYVLVPQLRKIGQSSSSGEESAAVDSIRIVDAEDQVMRGISAPDDKRMGALLTSRDGRATLVVIELNTEFLNRQNSQIISRIEELINSSEIRRQKPFGLALALSGSATVGRDILRAERESVSRTEVITKVLVVVLLLLIYRAPLLALIPILSVGLAVELTLSMLMHLANLNWIGFFSGLEIYVTVVVYGAGVDYCLFLISRYKEELDQGSTFEQAITRSISSVGSALATSAATSILGIGMMGFAEFGKFRQAGFAISFGLFVALLCSLTFMPALLLLFRKWAFWPDVRREELDTSDSWLPSSTLWNRLRDQQLPEAVWNRIAETLHRKPGTIFAVTVLAMMPFAIIGWAQESNLSYGLLSDLPKDEPSVEGAFAIQKHFPAGITGPATVLVKFDDDVLKRSLDGENLTSTVASEKLSQQITDNIAKSLDQIREKDYEIVDVRSQTHPLGRSEVAQTYLDGLSIPERVAKRNYQHRTYTSTKGAHAGQVMRLEFVFSTDPFDRISIRKLAEIEKIVYESIPESLREGVTVLSLGSTAGIRDLKSTTDRDRWRIDVLVVLVVYFLLVLLLRKPAICAYLIVSVVFSYFVTLGVTFVVFYLRAPSAFTGIDWKVPIYLFTILVAMGEDYNILLMARVQEEQAKHGTIRGILVALSKTGNIISSCGLIMAGTFASLMFGSLLAMVQLGFALAFGVLLDTFLVRPILVPTYLVLLHQGRFGMFGKYLGMIPPDSNSDTT, encoded by the coding sequence ATGTATCGTCGCATCGGAGAGTTCGTATCGTCGTACCCAGTCGCCCTGGTGGTCTTCTGGGTCATTGTGGGCATCGCCGCAGTTGCCACCTCGCCTCGTGCTGACCGAGTCTCTTCGGATGGGGAATTCGCATTTCTGTCGGATGAGGCACCGAGCCGCCGGGCGGAAGCGTTGTTTCGTGAAGCTTTTCCCACTTCGGGTGAAAAGACTGAAAGCAACGAAGAAAAAGCGATTGATACACCGGTCGAGCAAGATCCCCTCGGAAGCAACGTCGTGATCGTTCTGTTCCGAGAGAATCGACCGGAAGGCATTTCCGAAAAAGACCGTGACTTTATCGCCTACGTTCTCGTTCCTCAGCTGAGAAAAATTGGCCAATCGTCTTCGTCAGGAGAAGAATCGGCCGCAGTGGACTCGATTCGGATCGTCGACGCTGAAGATCAGGTCATGCGGGGCATTTCCGCACCTGATGACAAGCGGATGGGCGCTCTGCTGACGAGTCGCGATGGACGAGCGACACTCGTCGTGATTGAGCTGAATACCGAATTCCTGAATCGACAAAACAGCCAGATCATCAGTCGAATTGAAGAGCTGATCAACTCATCCGAAATTCGCAGGCAAAAGCCATTCGGCCTCGCACTGGCACTGAGCGGTTCCGCCACTGTGGGACGCGATATTTTAAGGGCGGAGAGGGAGAGCGTTAGTCGTACTGAAGTGATCACGAAGGTGCTGGTCGTCGTGCTGCTCTTGCTCATCTATCGAGCTCCCTTGCTGGCATTGATTCCGATTCTGTCTGTCGGGCTGGCAGTCGAACTAACGCTGTCGATGCTGATGCATCTCGCCAACCTCAACTGGATTGGCTTTTTCAGCGGGCTTGAGATTTACGTGACCGTCGTCGTGTACGGAGCAGGTGTTGACTACTGCCTCTTTCTGATCTCTCGCTACAAAGAAGAACTCGATCAAGGTTCGACGTTCGAGCAGGCGATTACACGTTCGATTTCGTCTGTGGGATCAGCGCTGGCAACGAGTGCAGCGACGAGTATTCTCGGCATCGGAATGATGGGATTCGCAGAGTTTGGCAAGTTTCGCCAAGCGGGCTTTGCGATCTCCTTCGGGCTGTTCGTCGCTTTGTTGTGTTCGTTGACGTTCATGCCGGCGTTGTTGCTTCTCTTCCGAAAATGGGCTTTCTGGCCGGATGTTCGCAGAGAAGAGCTGGATACGTCCGACTCCTGGTTGCCATCCTCGACGCTTTGGAACCGGCTCCGGGATCAACAGCTTCCCGAGGCAGTGTGGAATCGGATAGCAGAGACTCTTCACCGTAAACCGGGGACGATCTTCGCTGTGACTGTGCTGGCGATGATGCCCTTTGCGATCATCGGTTGGGCTCAGGAGAGCAATCTCAGCTACGGTTTGCTGAGTGATCTTCCGAAAGATGAGCCGAGTGTTGAAGGCGCGTTCGCAATTCAGAAACACTTTCCAGCTGGGATCACCGGGCCAGCGACGGTTCTCGTGAAGTTCGATGACGATGTCTTGAAGCGCTCACTGGATGGAGAAAATCTGACAAGCACAGTCGCCTCTGAGAAGCTGAGTCAGCAGATCACCGACAACATCGCGAAGTCGCTCGATCAGATTCGCGAGAAGGATTACGAAATCGTCGACGTTCGAAGCCAAACACATCCGCTCGGGCGGTCGGAAGTGGCTCAAACATATCTGGATGGATTGAGTATTCCGGAGAGGGTTGCCAAACGAAACTATCAGCATCGCACTTACACAAGCACAAAAGGGGCACACGCGGGGCAGGTGATGCGTTTGGAGTTTGTTTTCAGCACCGATCCTTTCGATCGGATTTCGATTCGCAAACTCGCCGAGATCGAGAAGATTGTTTACGAGTCCATTCCCGAATCTCTTCGCGAAGGTGTCACGGTGCTTTCGCTCGGTTCGACAGCTGGAATTCGAGATTTGAAGTCGACCACCGATCGTGATCGCTGGCGGATTGATGTGCTCGTCGTGCTTGTCGTCTACTTTTTGCTGGTTCTGCTGTTGAGAAAGCCAGCGATTTGTGCGTATTTAATTGTAAGTGTTGTTTTCAGCTACTTTGTCACGCTGGGTGTGACTTTCGTGGTGTTTTACCTTCGAGCGCCTTCGGCGTTTACCGGGATCGATTGGAAAGTGCCGATTTATTTGTTCACAATCTTGGTTGCGATGGGCGAGGACTACAACATTTTGTTGATGGCACGCGTTCAGGAAGAACAGGCCAAGCATGGAACGATTCGAGGAATTCTGGTGGCGCTCTCCAAGACGGGGAACATCATTTCGAGTTGCGGGCTGATTATGGCAGGCACGTTTGCGTCGTTAATGTTCGGGAGTTTGCTGGCAATGGTGCAACTTGGTTTCGCACTTGCGTTCGGAGTGCTGCTCGATACGTTTCTTGTGCGCCCGATTCTTGTTCCGACTTATCTGGTGCTGCTGCATCAAGGGCGATTTGGAATGTTCGGCAAGTATCTGGGAATGATTCCACCCGACTCGAACAGCGATACGACATAA
- a CDS encoding DUF971 domain-containing protein: MATAPQNIRAIRDDGVLELVWNEGRTDRYPFHFLRCQCPCAACVNEFTGERILNPETVPKDIHPVEIGLSGNYALKIRWSDEHFTGLYSWDYLDQLSGYSAVTSSTEAKT, encoded by the coding sequence ATGGCGACAGCGCCTCAGAATATACGCGCAATTCGAGATGATGGAGTCTTGGAACTTGTCTGGAACGAAGGTCGAACCGACCGCTACCCGTTCCATTTTCTTCGTTGCCAGTGCCCCTGTGCGGCCTGCGTCAACGAGTTCACAGGCGAGCGAATCCTCAATCCTGAAACTGTTCCGAAAGACATTCATCCCGTCGAAATCGGACTGAGTGGAAACTACGCCCTGAAGATTCGATGGAGCGATGAGCACTTCACCGGCCTGTACTCCTGGGATTACCTTGACCAACTTTCCGGGTACAGCGCAGTGACGTCATCAACGGAGGCAAAAACGTGA
- the moaA gene encoding GTP 3',8-cyclase MoaA, translated as MTASTGPLVDSFGRRHNNLRISVTDRCNIRCFYCMPAENVQFLKRDKLLTFEEIVEFVRLMVPLGINKIRLTGGEPLVRNELHELVRMIAEIDGIKDIGLTTNGIFLARDAQRLYDAGLRRLNVSLDALDPVKFREVTRRDGYEEVLKGIQKAQEVGFHPIKINAVAIRGVTESEIVPFGQFARESGCEVRFIEYMPLDADAAWEREKVLFADEIVETLSREIQPLIPIREVEAEQPSTDFVFEDGIGRIGFIPSVSKPFCDHCNRFRLTADGKLRNCLFSLEETDIRDLLRAGGMEEKIIAAVRESIAGKWAGHHINDPDFQQPERPMYSIGG; from the coding sequence GTGACGGCCTCAACAGGTCCACTCGTCGACAGCTTTGGTCGTCGACACAACAACCTCCGAATCAGCGTCACCGACCGGTGCAACATACGGTGCTTTTACTGTATGCCCGCCGAGAACGTGCAGTTTCTGAAACGGGACAAGCTTCTGACGTTCGAAGAAATTGTTGAGTTTGTACGGCTCATGGTCCCACTGGGGATCAACAAAATTCGGCTCACCGGCGGGGAGCCTCTCGTGCGGAACGAGCTGCATGAACTCGTTCGTATGATTGCTGAGATCGACGGAATCAAAGACATCGGGCTGACGACAAACGGAATTTTTCTCGCTCGTGATGCGCAAAGGCTTTACGACGCGGGACTGAGAAGACTCAACGTCAGCCTCGACGCATTGGACCCCGTCAAATTTCGTGAAGTCACTCGACGCGACGGCTACGAGGAAGTTCTCAAGGGGATTCAGAAAGCTCAGGAAGTCGGCTTCCATCCGATCAAAATCAACGCCGTAGCGATCCGAGGTGTGACCGAGTCAGAAATTGTTCCGTTTGGACAATTCGCCCGTGAATCGGGGTGCGAGGTCCGGTTTATCGAATACATGCCGCTCGACGCGGATGCTGCCTGGGAGCGTGAGAAAGTTCTTTTCGCCGACGAGATCGTTGAAACTCTCTCCCGCGAGATTCAGCCTTTGATTCCGATTAGAGAAGTCGAAGCAGAGCAACCATCTACGGATTTCGTCTTTGAAGACGGAATCGGGCGTATTGGTTTCATTCCGTCAGTCAGCAAACCATTCTGCGATCACTGCAATCGCTTTCGCCTGACCGCCGACGGGAAGCTTCGCAACTGCCTCTTCAGCCTGGAAGAGACCGACATCCGAGACCTTCTCCGCGCAGGCGGCATGGAAGAAAAGATCATCGCAGCTGTTCGCGAATCAATCGCAGGCAAATGGGCCGGACATCACATCAACGATCCCGACTTCCAACAGCCCGAACGACCGATGTATTCGATCGGCGGATAG
- a CDS encoding sulfatase-like hydrolase/transferase gives MAIFISLAGHWVSAADQKTPNVLVILCDDLGYGDLSCFGHPTIQTPHLDQLADEGMRLTSCYSASPLCSPARAGLMTGRIPTRSGIYSWIAPKNPMYLKRDETTIATLLKQSGYETCHVGKWHLNGLFNDPAHTQPNDHGFDHWFSTHNNAGPSHENPKNFVRNGEPVGEQTGFSCQLVADEAIRWLNDRDDAATPFFMFVCFHEPHEPIASPEDLVQEYPDAKKRGEALYYANVSNMDKAVGRIVEAVDNQNLGEETLIVFTSDNGPETLNRYQNAWRSHGSPGPLRGMKLHVYEGGIRVPGIVRWTGTISPGQVSDVPVGSVDLLPTVCELVDIELPTSKILDGTSLVKLWNGAEIEREEPLFWHYYGGTGNRQFALRDGDWKIVAQWSGGSDMPSGGSLQRGVVPKLKSSSLEQFELYHISEDIAEEHEVSASHPEVFDRLTKLAKEKYSEIIEEGPYWFEDGAESNN, from the coding sequence ATGGCAATCTTCATTTCACTGGCAGGTCATTGGGTATCTGCCGCTGATCAGAAGACTCCCAACGTGCTTGTGATTCTTTGCGATGATCTGGGCTATGGGGACTTGAGTTGTTTTGGCCATCCGACCATCCAAACGCCTCATCTCGACCAACTGGCTGATGAGGGCATGCGACTCACGTCTTGCTACTCCGCTTCGCCACTCTGCTCCCCAGCACGTGCCGGCCTGATGACGGGGCGGATTCCGACTCGATCAGGAATCTACTCGTGGATTGCTCCAAAGAATCCGATGTACCTCAAACGGGATGAAACCACGATCGCGACGTTGTTGAAGCAATCTGGATACGAAACCTGTCACGTTGGGAAGTGGCATTTGAACGGTCTGTTTAACGATCCAGCGCATACTCAACCGAACGATCACGGCTTCGATCACTGGTTCTCAACTCACAACAACGCGGGGCCCTCGCATGAGAACCCCAAGAATTTTGTTCGCAACGGCGAACCAGTTGGCGAACAGACCGGGTTTTCATGCCAACTTGTTGCGGACGAAGCAATTCGCTGGCTGAACGATCGAGACGATGCAGCCACCCCGTTTTTCATGTTTGTCTGTTTTCACGAACCGCATGAACCGATCGCTTCACCCGAGGATCTGGTGCAAGAATATCCCGATGCAAAGAAGCGTGGAGAGGCCCTCTATTACGCCAATGTCTCGAACATGGACAAAGCAGTCGGGCGCATTGTGGAAGCTGTCGACAATCAAAATTTGGGCGAAGAGACTCTCATTGTCTTCACATCTGACAATGGTCCAGAAACTCTGAACCGGTATCAAAATGCCTGGCGTTCACACGGTTCACCCGGTCCGCTACGTGGGATGAAGTTGCACGTTTACGAAGGAGGAATTCGTGTTCCGGGGATTGTTCGCTGGACAGGGACCATTTCTCCGGGTCAGGTGAGTGATGTTCCAGTTGGCAGCGTCGATCTGCTTCCAACAGTATGTGAACTCGTCGATATCGAGTTGCCGACCTCCAAGATTCTAGACGGCACAAGCCTAGTCAAACTTTGGAACGGGGCCGAAATTGAACGAGAAGAGCCGCTGTTCTGGCATTACTACGGCGGGACCGGAAATCGTCAGTTCGCTCTTCGCGATGGTGACTGGAAAATCGTGGCCCAATGGAGCGGAGGATCGGATATGCCGTCAGGGGGCTCCCTGCAGCGAGGCGTCGTTCCTAAGCTGAAATCTTCATCATTGGAACAGTTTGAACTCTATCATATTTCTGAAGACATCGCCGAAGAGCACGAAGTCTCAGCAAGTCATCCCGAAGTCTTTGACCGGCTCACCAAACTCGCGAAAGAGAAATACAGCGAGATCATCGAAGAAGGCCCGTACTGGTTCGAGGATGGTGCAGAGTCGAACAACTGA
- a CDS encoding DUF493 domain-containing protein: MEEGLPTVELLESIHNFPCEYRFKVIGHADDHFVGRVLAAVRLELEEDSEPRFSTRTSSGGRHVSVTVEPTMETASHVIAVYSRLRDLEGLVMLM; encoded by the coding sequence ATGGAAGAAGGACTCCCGACAGTCGAATTGCTCGAATCGATTCACAATTTCCCATGTGAATATCGGTTCAAAGTGATTGGTCATGCAGATGACCACTTCGTCGGACGCGTGCTTGCCGCCGTTCGTCTGGAGCTGGAAGAGGACAGCGAACCCCGTTTTTCGACGCGAACATCAAGCGGGGGACGCCATGTCAGTGTCACTGTTGAACCGACGATGGAGACAGCTTCGCACGTGATTGCTGTCTATTCACGACTCCGTGATCTCGAAGGTCTGGTGATGCTTATGTGA
- the sppA gene encoding signal peptide peptidase SppA — MLRRTTVMLALTALAVQLFHSNSGFAQDKEKLPGTVAVFDLTLPLTDKPTPDDPIFGEVGGESLRSFTVRINEAAKDDDVAAIVLLYGSSSFGMAQVTELGSVIKKAAEDKPVYAHADSTRMGAYAVVSGAERISLSPTGDAWINGIYGEQMYLRGLLDLVGVEPEFLTCGAYKSAAEQFMRKGPSEQNEEMTKWLYDGLYEGLKQTIANGRGVDVAKVEEWVNQGLYSAETAKEAGLTDAVETRDGLTAFVKEKHGVTVKFDKNYKKKTGPEIDLNNPFAALQLWAEILSGPKTQRSTKDAIAVVHIDGAIMLGKKSVSPFGSVSGAFSEEIRKALDSLVYEPRVRGVVVRVNSPGGSATASEVMLQSIMRLQEKKPVVVSMGDYAASGGYYVSCRASKIYASENTITGSIGVVAGKLATANMWGRIGINFEPVQRGARAGILSSSQPFQDGEREELQSWMDTIYGVFKDHVTTGREGKLAKPIDDIAGGRVYTGQQALELGLVDELGSLEDAISDLAEELELDDYEVRTIPRVKNFVEELVDELNPQRQDNNKRLSLGIWSAIEPTVSNIDPERVRMLQQVLLQLDFLAQERVMLTAPIFWIQ; from the coding sequence ATGCTTCGTCGAACAACAGTCATGCTCGCCCTGACCGCATTGGCGGTTCAGCTGTTCCATTCGAATTCAGGATTTGCGCAAGACAAGGAAAAGCTACCAGGCACGGTGGCTGTCTTTGATTTGACTCTTCCGCTGACTGACAAGCCGACTCCAGATGATCCGATCTTCGGCGAAGTTGGAGGAGAATCACTTCGCAGCTTCACTGTCCGGATCAACGAAGCAGCGAAAGATGACGATGTCGCTGCGATTGTCCTGCTGTACGGTAGCTCAAGTTTCGGCATGGCTCAGGTCACCGAACTGGGAAGCGTGATCAAGAAAGCTGCTGAAGACAAACCGGTTTACGCCCACGCAGATTCAACTCGTATGGGAGCATACGCAGTTGTCAGCGGTGCTGAGCGAATCAGTCTGTCTCCGACAGGTGATGCCTGGATCAATGGCATCTACGGCGAGCAAATGTATCTTCGCGGATTGTTGGATCTCGTCGGCGTCGAGCCAGAGTTCCTCACTTGCGGAGCCTACAAAAGTGCTGCTGAACAGTTCATGCGAAAAGGGCCAAGTGAACAAAACGAAGAGATGACAAAGTGGCTTTACGACGGCCTCTACGAAGGTCTCAAACAAACCATCGCCAATGGTCGCGGAGTGGATGTGGCGAAGGTCGAAGAATGGGTCAATCAAGGTCTGTACTCCGCCGAGACAGCCAAAGAAGCTGGGTTGACTGATGCTGTTGAAACTCGCGACGGATTGACTGCCTTCGTGAAAGAGAAGCACGGCGTGACCGTCAAATTTGACAAGAACTACAAGAAGAAAACCGGACCGGAAATTGACCTCAACAACCCATTCGCTGCTCTTCAGTTGTGGGCAGAGATTCTCTCCGGGCCAAAGACTCAGCGTTCCACAAAAGACGCCATCGCCGTCGTGCACATCGACGGAGCGATCATGCTCGGAAAGAAAAGTGTCTCTCCATTCGGATCAGTGAGTGGTGCCTTTAGCGAGGAAATTCGCAAAGCCCTAGATTCACTTGTCTATGAACCTCGCGTTCGTGGAGTCGTCGTCCGCGTGAATTCTCCGGGAGGATCGGCAACTGCCAGTGAAGTGATGCTGCAGTCGATCATGCGTCTGCAGGAGAAGAAACCGGTTGTTGTCTCGATGGGCGACTACGCTGCCAGCGGCGGGTATTACGTTTCGTGTCGTGCGAGCAAGATTTATGCAAGCGAAAACACGATTACCGGATCGATTGGTGTCGTCGCTGGGAAACTGGCGACTGCGAACATGTGGGGACGGATTGGAATCAACTTTGAACCGGTTCAACGAGGTGCTCGTGCGGGCATCCTGAGTTCGTCACAGCCGTTTCAGGATGGCGAACGGGAAGAACTTCAGTCATGGATGGACACGATTTACGGAGTCTTCAAGGATCACGTGACAACAGGTCGCGAAGGCAAACTGGCCAAACCAATCGACGACATCGCCGGCGGACGTGTTTACACCGGTCAGCAGGCGCTGGAACTTGGTCTCGTGGATGAACTCGGCTCGCTGGAAGATGCGATTTCTGATCTGGCCGAGGAACTGGAACTCGATGACTACGAAGTTCGAACGATTCCTCGAGTGAAGAACTTCGTCGAAGAACTCGTCGATGAACTGAATCCGCAACGGCAAGACAACAACAAACGCCTTTCGCTTGGCATCTGGTCGGCGATCGAACCAACCGTTTCGAACATCGATCCAGAACGTGTTCGCATGCTCCAACAGGTTTTGCTGCAGCTTGATTTTCTCGCTCAAGAACGAGTCATGCTCACTGCCCCCATCTTTTGGATTCAATAG
- a CDS encoding chloride channel protein, whose amino-acid sequence MMLAKLVTALDWKVSGKWTFLSIVVGIVAGVGGIIFQILGQLVIHYTLYQIAGYSPPEAMGENSLFHHEHSGFSPWLIVAVMSVGGLVSGWLVYTFAPEAEGHGTDAAIDAFHNKRGRIRGRIPFVKTLSSAITLGTGGSGGREGPIAQIGASFGSYLGKVLKLPSRDRRILLAAGMGAGVGAVFRAPLAGALFAAEILYSESDFEAEVIIPAATASIIGYSVYGLWLPEGTHHTPLFGNDLTYTAGHPMELFLYAVLAVFLVAFGVAYIKTFYGIHSLFAKLPIPRVLRPALGAGLAGTIGILLFYFWDSEEHTLAVLATGYGTLQTALTSASDVGIPLLLAIAGVKILTTSLTISSGGSGGVFGPSMVIGGCVGAAVGLVFHDFWPELVPNPESFAIVGMAGFFAGCAHAPFSTIIMVSEMTGGYGLLLPTMWVSTLTFVMGRPWKLYSKQVPTRLESPAHRGDFLVDVLEGISVKDVFHQRKRLVLIPEGMPLADIVHKIAETRQHYFPVVDSHGNMVGIFSGDDVRSYLYDETLWKLANARDVMTSRVVCVTPEDDLNTALRCFTAVAIDELPVVDAVDRGKLLGTLRHKEVIASYNRRLMEYKKAVEEQD is encoded by the coding sequence ATGATGCTTGCGAAACTTGTGACCGCCCTGGACTGGAAGGTTTCCGGAAAATGGACCTTTCTTTCGATCGTGGTCGGCATCGTTGCGGGAGTCGGGGGAATCATCTTTCAGATCCTCGGCCAGTTGGTCATCCACTACACCCTTTATCAAATTGCCGGGTACTCTCCGCCCGAAGCGATGGGTGAGAATTCGCTCTTCCATCACGAGCACTCTGGGTTCTCACCGTGGTTGATCGTGGCGGTCATGTCCGTCGGCGGACTTGTTTCCGGGTGGCTCGTCTACACGTTCGCTCCCGAAGCAGAAGGACACGGGACCGACGCTGCCATCGATGCCTTTCACAATAAACGTGGTCGCATTCGAGGACGAATTCCATTCGTCAAAACACTTTCGTCAGCGATTACGCTTGGAACAGGTGGATCGGGAGGACGAGAAGGTCCGATCGCGCAGATCGGAGCTTCATTCGGATCGTATCTCGGAAAGGTTCTCAAACTTCCCTCTCGTGACCGGCGAATCCTTCTCGCAGCTGGCATGGGTGCTGGGGTCGGAGCAGTCTTCCGTGCTCCACTTGCAGGCGCTCTGTTCGCAGCTGAGATTCTCTACAGCGAAAGCGATTTCGAAGCGGAGGTCATTATCCCGGCAGCGACTGCGTCGATCATTGGATACAGCGTCTATGGACTTTGGCTACCAGAGGGAACCCATCACACGCCGCTGTTCGGCAATGATTTGACCTACACTGCCGGTCATCCGATGGAACTGTTCCTGTATGCCGTCCTCGCGGTTTTCCTCGTCGCTTTCGGAGTGGCGTACATCAAGACGTTCTACGGCATCCATTCACTCTTTGCCAAACTTCCAATTCCCCGCGTCTTGCGACCGGCTCTTGGAGCAGGATTGGCAGGAACGATTGGAATTCTTCTCTTCTACTTCTGGGACAGCGAAGAACATACTCTGGCTGTACTGGCAACTGGCTACGGAACACTTCAGACCGCACTGACTTCGGCATCGGATGTCGGAATTCCGCTGCTGCTGGCCATTGCCGGAGTCAAGATATTGACGACGTCTCTCACAATCTCTTCCGGAGGTTCGGGGGGTGTATTCGGACCGTCGATGGTGATTGGCGGATGCGTTGGTGCGGCGGTCGGTCTGGTCTTTCATGACTTCTGGCCGGAACTTGTTCCCAATCCGGAATCGTTTGCAATCGTCGGAATGGCGGGATTCTTCGCCGGGTGCGCTCATGCCCCATTCTCGACGATCATCATGGTCTCCGAAATGACCGGAGGGTACGGGCTGCTGCTCCCAACAATGTGGGTCTCCACGTTGACGTTCGTGATGGGGCGACCTTGGAAACTTTATTCCAAACAGGTTCCGACTCGACTTGAGTCCCCTGCCCATCGCGGTGACTTCCTGGTCGATGTTCTCGAAGGGATTTCCGTCAAAGACGTTTTCCATCAGCGAAAACGTTTAGTGCTGATTCCCGAAGGTATGCCGCTGGCGGACATCGTTCACAAGATCGCCGAGACGAGACAGCACTACTTTCCTGTTGTCGACTCGCACGGAAACATGGTGGGGATCTTTTCAGGTGACGACGTTCGGTCTTACCTGTACGATGAAACACTATGGAAACTCGCCAACGCGCGAGACGTGATGACTTCCCGAGTCGTTTGTGTCACCCCTGAAGACGATTTGAATACTGCCCTGAGATGTTTCACCGCCGTTGCCATCGATGAACTTCCCGTCGTCGATGCCGTTGATCGCGGGAAGCTATTGGGAACACTGCGACACAAAGAAGTCATTGCCTCCTACAATCGTCGCTTAATGGAGTACAAGAAAGCAGTAGAAGAACAGGACTGA